One genomic segment of Erythrolamprus reginae isolate rEryReg1 chromosome 2, rEryReg1.hap1, whole genome shotgun sequence includes these proteins:
- the LOC139160258 gene encoding zinc finger protein ZFP2-like, whose product MDAQTGKSFALQSLLLTHRKDNVGRGSNKALGGEKTSGKNSKDLRSFQTLKRYKCEECDLCFTQKSSLLTHQKIHTGEKPYQCLECGKSFLRIASLRVHQRTHTGEKPYKCWECEKSFSQKSNLDIHEKIHAGIKSYKCFECGKCFTASSGLKRHLKTHRGEKNEKCLKCGKYFTSKSVLVEHQRRHTGERPYECPECEKRFMLSGELQRHQKWHKGDLPHKCKECGKSFISPSQVQIHRRIHTGEKPYKCGECGRCFSQKQHLGSHQRVHTGEKPYRCVECEKCFSQKKYLWSHHKTHTGEKPYQCIDCGRFYRTSSALKSHVKIHTGEKNYKCLECGRTFAHSGSLRSHSQIHTGEKPHKCSECDKCFSRKNSLVMHQRNHTGEKPYKCPECGKCFSHPSTLHRHTQNHTGE is encoded by the coding sequence ATGGATGCTCAGACTGGGAAATCCTTTGCTCTCCAGTCCCTCCTCTTGACCCACAGGAAGGACAATGTGGGAAGAGGATCCAACAAAGCTTTGGGAGGTGAGAAAACATCTGGAAAAAACTCCAAAGATCTCAGAAGCTTCCAAACACTAAAACGCTATAAATGTGAGGAATGTGATTTATGCTTTACCCAAAAGTCAAGCCTTCTCACGCATCAGAAgatccacactggagagaaaccttaCCAGTGTCTGGAATGTGGGAAGTCTTTCCTTCGAATAGCAAGTCTCAGAGTCCACCAGAGAACCCACACCGGGGAGAAACCTTACAAGTGTTGGGAATGCGAGAAGAGCTTTTCCCAGAAGTCAAATCTTGATATCCATGAGAAGATTCATGCAGGAATAAAATCTTACAAATGCTTTGAATGCGGAAAATGCTTCACCGCGAGTTCAGGTCTGAAGAGACATTTGAAAACACACAgaggagagaaaaatgaaaagtgcCTCAAATGTGGGAAATATTTCACTTCGAAATCAGTTCTGGTGGAACATCAGAGACGACACACTGGAGAGAGACCCTACGAATGCCCAGAGTGTGAGAAACGATTTATGCTTTCTGGTGAACTTCAGAGACACCAGAAATGGCACAAAGGGGACCTACCCCATAAATGTAaggagtgtgggaaaagttttatttCGCCATCCCAAGTTCAGATTCATCGGAgaatccacacgggggagaaacctTATAAATGTGGGGAGTGTGGGCGATGCTTTTCCCAAAAACAACACCTTGGAAGCCATCAAAGGGTCCATACAGGAGAGAAGCCCTACAGATGCGTAGAATGTGAGAAATGTTTTTCTCAGAAGAAATACCTTTGGAGTCATCACAaaactcacacaggggagaaaccatatcaatgcatCGACTGTGGAAGATTTTATCGTACCTCATCGGCccttaaaagtcatgtgaaaaTTCACACGGGGGAAAAAAACTACAAATGTTTGGAATGTGGGAGAACATTTGCTCATTCAGGCTCCCTTAGAAGTCACAGCCAAATCCATACTGGAGAGAAACCTCACAAATGCTCAGAGTGTGATAAATGTTTTTCACGGAAAAATTCTCTAGTGATGCATCAGCGAaaccacacaggagaaaaaccatataaatgtcCGGAGTGTGGGAAATGTTTTTCCCATCCTTCAACACTTCACAGGCACACCCAAAATCACACAGGAGAGTAG